In a genomic window of Helianthus annuus cultivar XRQ/B chromosome 10, HanXRQr2.0-SUNRISE, whole genome shotgun sequence:
- the LOC110883804 gene encoding 5'-adenylylsulfate reductase-like 4: MYISSSTITLSPTMAMRTGLILLVVFSSLTYADELSRVRVSDSVCPTKSIGYLIFGIDDSICRLSGIDYYLGVIEGDETSLQKALSIVDTNTHDYVAVLFYASWCPFSTVFKPSLSTMSSLYPSIPHFAIKESVVKPSTLSKYGVNGFPTLFVLNSTMRARYHGSRTLSSLVSFYTDVTGLNAEQDKTFLNKVDVLVHDKGDNNNIDPEICPFSWAKSPENLLKQETYLALATLFVVFRTVYLIYPFIVTSVQYARRTWLLWDHPYAYLNRAIQLFSSLIGCMGIGFYNERKH, encoded by the exons ATGTATATATCGTCATCAACGATAACTCTCAGTCCAACAATGGCTATGCGAACTGGATTGATTCTATTGGTGGTTTTTAGCAGTCTAACGTACGCCGATGAGCTTTCTAGGGTTAGGGTTTCGGATTCTGTTTGCCCTACGAAGTCAATTGGATATTTGATCTTTGGAATTGACGATTCAATTTGCCGTTTGAGTGGAATTGATTATTATCTCGGTGTTATTGAG gGAGACGAGACTTCATTGCAAAAGGCTTTAAGTATAGTTGATACCAACACTCATGATTATGTTGCTGTCCTCTTTTATGCATCATGGTGCCCGTTTTCAACCGTTTTTAAACCAAGTTTATCAACAATGTCTTCGTTGTATCCTTCCATCCCTCATTTTGCAATCAAAGAATCCGTTGTGAAGCCGAG CACACTTTCGAAATATGGAGTTAATGGATTTCCTACTCTCTTTGTACTAAACTCGACTATGCGTGCGCGTTATCATGGCTCTCGGACTCTTAGTTCTCTTGTGAGTTTCTACACAGATGTTACGG GTTTAAATGCTGAACAAGATAAAACATTCCTAAACAAAGTGGACGTTTTGGTTCATGATAAAGGCGACAATAACAACATAGATCCAGAAATCTGCCCGTTTTCATGGGCAAAATCACCCGAAAATTTACTTAAGCAAGAAACGTATCTTGCTTTAGCCACATTGTTTGTCGTTTTTCGGACAGTTTACCTAATTTACCCGTTTATCGTCACATCTGTTCAATATGCTCGAAGAACATGGTTGTTGTGGGATCACCCTTATGCCTATTTGAATCGCGCCATACAGTTATTTAGTTCACTTATAGGTTGCATGg GTATTGGTTTCTATAATGAAAGAAAGCACTAG